A section of the Perognathus longimembris pacificus isolate PPM17 chromosome 7, ASM2315922v1, whole genome shotgun sequence genome encodes:
- the LOC125354797 gene encoding SRA stem-loop-interacting RNA-binding protein, mitochondrial-like has protein sequence MAASAVKGAMALGSSLDWPVVSVRKIPWTAAANELREHFVQFGHIRKCRVPFDKETGFHRGMGWIHFSSEEELQNAIQQENHTIDGVKLHV, from the exons ATGGCAGCCTCCGCGGTGAAGGGTGCCATGGCGCTGGGCTCCAGCCTTGATTGGCCGGTTGTTTCTGTCAGAAAAATTCCTTGGACTGCAGCGGCTAATGAGCTAAGAGAACACTTTGTACAGTTTGGTCATATACGGAAGTGCCGTGTACCTTTTGACAAAGAGACTGGCTTTCACAGAGGTATGGGTtggattcatttttcttcagaagAAGAACTTCAGAATGCAATACAACA ggaaaatcATACTATTGATGGAGTAAAGCTCCATGTTTAA